The Nocardioides houyundeii genome includes the window GCCGGCTCCCGGCACATCTTGCAGCGCCAGATCGCCGCCGCCGCCGAGCTCGGCCTGAAGTTCAACCTCGGCATCGAGACCGAGTTCTTCGTGCTCGACGACGGCCCGGACGGGCCCACCGAGGTCTCCGACCGCGACACCGCCGAGAAGCCCTGCTACGACCTGACCACCACCCTGGACAACTTCGGTTGGCTCACCGAGCTGGTGGAGGCGATGGACGAGCTCGGCTGGGACGTCTACTCCTTCGACCACGAGGACGCCCGCGGCCAGTTCGAGATCGACTTCATGTACGCCGACGCCCTCACCATGGCCGACCGCGTCGCGTTCTTCCGGCTGATGGCCGGCGAGATCGCCCGCAAGCACGGCCACTTCGCCTCCTTCATGGCCAAGCCATTCGCCGACCGCACCGGCTCCGGCGCGCACTTCAACATGTCGCTGGCCGACCTGGACACCGGCGCCAACCTCTTCGCCGAGGGCGACGACCCGCACGGGGTCGGCGTCTCCGAGATCGGCTACCACTTCATCGCCGGCATCCTGCGCCACGCCAAGGCGATCAGCGCGGTCATCGCCCCCACCGTCAACAGCTACAAGCGACTGGTCCGCAAGGGCTCCACGTCCGGCTCCACCTGGGCGCCGGTCTTCGTCAGCTACGGCGACAACAACCGCACCAACATGATCCGCGTCCCGTCCGCCGGGGCCGCGTGGAGTGCCGCGCCGCCGACATCAGCTGCAACCCCTACCTGGGTGCCGCCATGCTGCTGGCCGCCGGCCTGGAAGGGGTCCGCGAGCACCTCGACCCCGGCGCCCCGCACCGGGAGAACATGTACGACTACTCCGACGCCCAGATCGCCGAGCTCGGCATCGGGATGCTGCCCCGCAACCTCTCCGAGGCGATCGACGAGTTCGAGGCCGACTCGCTGTCCCGCGAGGTCTTCGGGGAGGCGCTCTACAACTCCTTCATCGACCTCAAGCGCGGCGAGTGGGAGTCCTACGCCTCGCACGTCTCGGCGTGGGAGACCGAGCGCTACCTCAAGTTCTTCTGATGCCGCACGCTGAGGGGATGGACACCTTCGACCTGGGCAGGCTCGCGCTCGAGTCCGGCGCGAGCCTGCCCGGGCGGTTGGTCTACGCCACCCACGGCACGCTGGCCCCGGACGGCGACAACGTCGTCCTGGTGCCGTCGTACTACACCGGGACCCACGACAGCTACCTGCCGTGGATCGGTCCCGGCCGGGTCCTCGACACCGACCGCTGGTTCGTGGTCGTGGTCGACATGCTCGGCAACGGCCTCTCCACCTCCCCGTCCAACGCGGACCCCGAGGTGCGCGGCCCGCGCTTCCCGCTGGTCACCGTGCGCGACCAGGTGCGAGCCCAGCGGCTGTTGCTGGACCACCTCGGCGTCCGGCGGCTGCGGCTGGTGATGGGCTGGTCGATGGGCGCCATGCAGGCCTACGAGTGGGCGGTTTCCCACCCCGGCGACGTGGACGCGCTGCTGGCGATCGCCGGGGCGGCCCGCTGCTCCCCGCACAACCACGTCTTCCTCGAGGGCGCCCGGGCGGCGCTCCGGGCCGACCCCGCGTTCGCCGGTGGGGCGTACGACGTACCGCCGGTCGCGGGGCTGCGCGCCTTCGGCACGGTGTACGCCGGGTGGGCCTACTCCCGCGACTTCTTCCACGACCGCGCCTACCAGGCGCTCGGCTACGCAGACGTGGACGCCGTACTCGAGGACTGGGCCCGCGACCACGAGGGCCGCGACGCCGGAGACCTGCTGGCGATGATGGACACCTGGCAGTCCGGGGACGTCGGGCGCGGACGTCCCGGTGGTTACGAAGCCGCGCTCGGTTCCATCACCGCGCGGAGCATCGTGATGCCCTCGACCACCGACCAGTACTTCACCCTCGCCGACTCCCGGATCGAGGCCGACCTGGTGCCCGGCGCCGAGCTCCGGCCGCTGGTCTCCGACCTGGGTCACGTGGCCGGTCGCCCCGGCGTGCGGGAGGCGGAGACGGCGGTCGTCGCCGGAGCAGTCCGCGACCTGCTGCACCGAGCCTGAGGCGCAGCAGGCCGCGGGCTATGGGGTGGCGTCCTCGAGCGGACCTCCCGAGACGTCCTGGACCTCCCGGCGCAGCTCGGCGACGAGCAGGTCCAGCCACCGACCGACGTTGCGGCGCGCCTCGTCGGTGTCGGGGTAGCGACAGCGCAGGTGCAGTCCCGACTCGTCCAGCACGAACCAGAGCATCACCCCGTCGGTGCGGATGGAGGCGCCGACGTACTGCGCCTCCAGCCCGGTGGCATCGACCCTGACCGGCAGTCGCCGCAGGTCGAGCCAGGAGATCGCGAACATGCCCGGGGCCTCGGGCATCCCGCCCCAGGGCGAGAGCACGTCCTCCAACGGCCAGGAGCCAAGCCGGACCGCGTCCTTGACCGCGGCCGCGGCGGCGCGGGGGTCCGGGTCGTCGCTGCAGAGCACCGAGTTGGTGATGAACCAGCCCACCGAGTCGTGCCACGTGGGCTCGTAGCGACTGTGCACCGGGAAGACCGCGCGCAGCGGCTCGTCGGCCAGCACCCGCGTGACCCGGGTCATCGCGGCGACGACCACGGCCAACGCCGAGACGCCGAGCCCAGCGGCCAGGGCGTCCAGCGAGGCGCTCCCGTCCACGTCCAGCACGTCG containing:
- a CDS encoding alpha/beta fold hydrolase, with the translated sequence MDTFDLGRLALESGASLPGRLVYATHGTLAPDGDNVVLVPSYYTGTHDSYLPWIGPGRVLDTDRWFVVVVDMLGNGLSTSPSNADPEVRGPRFPLVTVRDQVRAQRLLLDHLGVRRLRLVMGWSMGAMQAYEWAVSHPGDVDALLAIAGAARCSPHNHVFLEGARAALRADPAFAGGAYDVPPVAGLRAFGTVYAGWAYSRDFFHDRAYQALGYADVDAVLEDWARDHEGRDAGDLLAMMDTWQSGDVGRGRPGGYEAALGSITARSIVMPSTTDQYFTLADSRIEADLVPGAELRPLVSDLGHVAGRPGVREAETAVVAGAVRDLLHRA